The proteins below are encoded in one region of Methanobacterium aggregans:
- the cfbC gene encoding Ni-sirohydrochlorin a,c-diamide reductive cyclase ATP-dependent reductase subunit produces the protein MTEASKTKRIAIYGKGGIGKSTVVSNIAAAYSKDKNVLVIGCDPKADTTRTLVGRRIPTILDVVKEKKDVKKDDILFKGYGKVDCVESGGPKPGVGCAGRGVIVAMNLLEKLEVFKPEPEVIIYDVLGDVVCGGFAVPLREEFADEVYIVTSGEYMALYAANNISQGIQKLKSRLGGIICNCRGTNREVEIVEKFAKRIGTKVIEVIPRSELVQQSEYDAKTVLEKFPDSEQAQKYRELAEKIYRNQEFVVPQPMGVDEFEEFFRKFQ, from the coding sequence ATGACTGAGGCCTCAAAAACCAAAAGAATAGCCATATATGGTAAAGGAGGGATTGGAAAATCCACAGTGGTTTCAAACATTGCAGCAGCCTACTCCAAAGATAAAAATGTCCTTGTAATAGGCTGCGACCCCAAGGCAGACACAACCAGAACCCTTGTGGGGCGGAGAATACCAACCATCCTTGATGTTGTCAAAGAAAAAAAGGACGTTAAAAAGGATGACATTCTCTTTAAAGGCTATGGAAAAGTGGACTGTGTTGAAAGTGGAGGTCCAAAACCAGGAGTGGGATGTGCAGGGCGGGGAGTCATAGTTGCAATGAATCTCCTTGAGAAACTTGAAGTCTTCAAGCCAGAACCTGAAGTCATCATCTACGATGTACTTGGAGATGTTGTCTGTGGTGGATTCGCAGTACCACTGCGGGAAGAATTTGCAGATGAGGTTTACATAGTCACATCTGGAGAGTACATGGCACTCTACGCTGCAAACAACATATCCCAGGGCATCCAGAAACTCAAAAGCCGCCTTGGAGGCATCATCTGCAACTGCAGAGGCACCAACAGGGAAGTTGAGATCGTTGAAAAATTCGCCAAGAGGATTGGTACGAAGGTCATAGAAGTTATACCTCGAAGCGAACTGGTCCAGCAGAGTGAATACGATGCAAAAACAGTTCTTGAAAAGTTTCCAGACTCTGAACAGGCACAAAAATATCGGGAACTTGCAGAGAAGATATACAGAAACCAGGAATTTGTTGTTCCCCAGCCCATGGGCGTGGATGAGTTCGAGGAATTTTTCAGGAAGTTCCAGTAA
- a CDS encoding CBS domain-containing protein, producing the protein MKIEDAMEINVVKFKSTDKIVDVAQVLRNNKISGAPVVNDENHVVGIVSEGDIMRMLEIHSPKINLILPAPLDLIELPVKMKYEMDELAEDMERASSVLIGDIMTKKVVSISKDAQISDAAELMDSHHIKRLPVLDADKKLIGIVTRGDIIGAMVKGND; encoded by the coding sequence ATGAAGATTGAAGATGCCATGGAAATAAATGTAGTAAAATTCAAATCAACTGATAAAATAGTGGATGTTGCACAGGTCCTTCGAAACAACAAGATAAGCGGAGCCCCAGTAGTTAACGATGAAAACCACGTTGTTGGAATAGTGAGTGAAGGCGATATAATGAGGATGCTTGAAATTCACTCACCCAAAATAAACCTCATACTCCCTGCACCCCTTGACCTCATAGAACTCCCTGTGAAGATGAAGTACGAAATGGACGAACTTGCAGAAGACATGGAAAGGGCAAGCTCAGTTTTAATCGGAGATATAATGACCAAAAAAGTGGTTTCAATCTCAAAGGATGCTCAAATATCTGATGCAGCAGAGCTAATGGACTCCCACCACATCAAAAGACTTCCAGTGCTTGATGCAGATAAAAAACTCATTGGAATAGTCACGAGGGGAGACATAATCGGAGCCATGGTGAAGGGTAATGACTGA
- a CDS encoding MarR family winged helix-turn-helix transcriptional regulator, translated as MKDENIDEILDNLLIYLPLFYQKAIKPKNPDIKQKHQVYYQILGILEHFDNLPISHLGKRLFVSKPNMTSHIDKLVADGMVERVPDEKDRRIIRVRITEKGLRFIKESRDIINEIIKYNLSPLDESELDELNGCLRKIREFMHKIDTMEEIHRKTP; from the coding sequence TTGAAAGATGAAAATATTGATGAAATACTTGATAACCTTTTAATTTATCTTCCTCTTTTCTATCAAAAGGCCATAAAGCCAAAAAATCCGGATATAAAACAGAAACACCAGGTTTATTATCAGATACTTGGAATACTTGAACATTTTGATAATTTGCCCATATCCCACCTTGGAAAACGCCTCTTCGTATCGAAGCCCAACATGACCTCCCACATCGACAAACTCGTTGCAGACGGAATGGTCGAACGTGTACCTGATGAAAAGGATCGGAGAATAATCCGTGTGAGAATCACAGAGAAAGGACTGCGCTTCATAAAGGAATCACGTGATATCATCAATGAAATCATAAAGTACAACCTTTCACCCCTCGATGAATCAGAGCTTGATGAGCTCAATGGCTGCCTTAGAAAGATAAGGGAATTCATGCATAAAATCGACACAATGGAAGAAATACATCGTAAAACTCCTTAA
- a CDS encoding MDR family MFS transporter, with translation MENEKSKGSEALNIKLLLGGLMISLLVGALDNSIMSTAMPKVIASLGGMAYYVWPFTIYLLTSTIAIILSGKLSDIYGRKKVLITGIVIFIVTSVLCGFSQNIMELTFFRGLQGIGGGILMTIPFIVVAEVFPPRERGKYMGILSSVFGFANVLGPVLGGFITDFMGWEWVFYVNIPVGITAIYMLRSYFPHLEIVIKEGVIDYAGIVTLTAALSALFLGLTFVRSTAVSSGLVASLFIFAGFMLLVFIYAEKKAREPILPMKLFKNSIFNVSSIAMFLSSAVMFCGIIYIPLFIQGVQGMSASTSGLLITPMLVSLTIASLITGQIISRTGTYKKLAVLAFVLLTLGIGLLSTMNTSTGFVVLIIYSTILGIGTGMMYPIFNVAVQNAVPMRELGTVTASMQFFRNIGATVALPVFGVIVNITVNMDIQTSKNVSPALMSLGIHNVFISGLVISFVGLLVCFLLKDKVLAGRGDFEVEKKDLAGE, from the coding sequence ATGGAAAATGAAAAATCAAAGGGCTCTGAAGCCCTCAACATCAAACTTCTACTGGGTGGACTGATGATAAGTCTTCTTGTAGGTGCTCTGGACAACTCCATAATGAGCACAGCCATGCCCAAGGTCATTGCAAGTCTTGGAGGAATGGCATACTACGTCTGGCCCTTCACAATCTACCTTTTAACATCAACAATTGCAATAATACTTTCAGGAAAATTATCAGATATATACGGCCGTAAAAAGGTTTTAATCACGGGAATAGTTATTTTCATAGTGACATCGGTTCTCTGCGGTTTCTCCCAGAACATCATGGAACTCACATTCTTCAGGGGACTGCAGGGAATAGGTGGGGGAATACTCATGACCATCCCCTTCATAGTTGTGGCTGAAGTCTTCCCTCCCAGGGAGAGGGGAAAGTACATGGGAATTCTCTCCTCCGTGTTTGGATTTGCAAACGTTCTCGGACCCGTGCTCGGCGGTTTCATAACCGACTTCATGGGATGGGAATGGGTTTTCTACGTGAACATCCCAGTGGGAATTACAGCCATATACATGCTCAGATCCTACTTCCCACACCTAGAGATAGTTATAAAAGAAGGTGTAATTGATTACGCTGGAATTGTGACCTTAACTGCAGCTTTAAGTGCACTTTTCCTGGGCTTAACCTTCGTGAGGAGCACGGCAGTTTCATCAGGCCTCGTTGCATCTCTCTTCATATTTGCAGGGTTTATGCTTTTAGTCTTCATTTACGCTGAGAAAAAAGCCCGCGAACCCATTTTACCAATGAAACTATTTAAAAACTCCATATTCAATGTTTCATCCATTGCAATGTTTCTTTCAAGTGCTGTGATGTTCTGTGGAATCATCTACATACCATTATTTATTCAGGGAGTGCAGGGAATGAGTGCTTCAACCTCCGGACTCTTAATAACTCCAATGCTTGTGAGTCTCACCATTGCATCCCTCATTACCGGGCAGATCATTTCAAGAACCGGTACCTACAAAAAACTGGCAGTTCTGGCATTCGTACTGCTTACCCTGGGTATCGGACTTCTTTCAACCATGAACACCAGTACAGGATTTGTTGTACTTATAATCTACTCAACCATATTAGGTATTGGAACCGGTATGATGTACCCAATATTCAACGTTGCAGTGCAAAATGCTGTTCCAATGAGGGAGCTTGGAACTGTTACAGCTTCAATGCAGTTCTTCCGTAACATCGGAGCAACTGTGGCCCTTCCGGTATTCGGAGTTATTGTGAACATCACCGTCAACATGGACATCCAGACATCTAAAAACGTTTCACCAGCACTCATGAGCCTTGGAATACACAACGTGTTCATATCTGGACTTGTGATAAGTTTTGTGGGACTTCTGGTTTGTTTCTTGCTGAAGGATAAAGTTTTGGCTGGTAGGGGTGATTTTGAAGTTGAGAAGAAGGATTTGGCTGGGGAATAA